A window of the Natronomonas salina genome harbors these coding sequences:
- a CDS encoding DHH family phosphoesterase: MNEAVGKAAAVGERAIGGASEQLPLIIVLLLLGLVVALVVGVIWRYIRTTPADRFVTALADRDRVAVLMHPNPDPDAMASAMAVEALADTVDTEAVVQYPGQIRHPENRAFQTVLDCDFENIERASELAASQVVLVDHNEPRGFPGADEIVPYAVVDHHPGDGDGTAFTDVRPTRGSCSGIFAEYLQQRGWGKARGKDKRMPSTLATALLYGIQSDTTSFTRGCTDAEFAAAAYLFPYADSDSLERIANPQVDSETLDVKARAISEREVDRSFLVSHVGEISNRDALPAAADELVRLEGVTVAVVTGERDGLLHLSGRSQDDRVHMGRTLSAALESIPEASGGGHARMGAGQAPLSAASTSGSHPELQSQLFAAMNGEL, from the coding sequence ATGAACGAGGCCGTCGGGAAAGCGGCGGCTGTGGGCGAGCGCGCCATCGGCGGGGCCAGCGAGCAACTCCCGCTGATCATCGTCCTGCTCCTACTGGGGCTGGTCGTGGCGCTCGTCGTGGGCGTCATCTGGCGGTACATCCGCACGACGCCCGCCGACCGGTTCGTCACCGCGCTGGCCGACCGCGACCGGGTCGCCGTGCTGATGCACCCGAACCCCGACCCCGACGCGATGGCGTCGGCGATGGCCGTCGAGGCGCTCGCCGACACCGTCGACACCGAGGCGGTCGTCCAGTACCCCGGCCAGATCCGGCACCCGGAGAACCGTGCGTTCCAGACGGTGCTGGACTGCGACTTCGAGAACATCGAGCGGGCCAGCGAGCTCGCGGCCAGCCAGGTGGTCCTCGTCGACCACAACGAGCCCCGCGGCTTCCCCGGCGCCGACGAGATCGTCCCGTACGCGGTCGTCGACCACCACCCGGGCGACGGCGATGGGACGGCGTTCACCGACGTCCGGCCCACCAGGGGTTCGTGTTCGGGCATCTTCGCGGAGTACCTCCAGCAGCGCGGCTGGGGCAAGGCGCGCGGGAAGGACAAGCGGATGCCGTCGACGCTCGCGACGGCGCTGCTGTACGGCATCCAGTCGGACACGACGTCCTTCACCCGCGGGTGTACAGACGCGGAGTTCGCGGCGGCGGCGTACCTGTTCCCGTACGCCGACTCCGACTCCCTCGAGCGGATCGCGAACCCGCAGGTCGACAGCGAGACGCTGGACGTGAAGGCGCGGGCCATCTCCGAGCGCGAGGTGGACCGGTCGTTCCTCGTCAGCCACGTCGGCGAGATCTCGAACCGGGACGCGCTGCCGGCGGCCGCCGACGAGCTGGTCCGCCTCGAGGGCGTCACGGTCGCCGTCGTCACCGGCGAACGCGACGGGTTGCTCCACCTCTCGGGGCGCTCCCAGGACGACCGGGTCCACATGGGGCGGACGCTGTCGGCGGCCCTGGAGTCGATCCCGGAGGCCAGCGGCGGCGGCCACGCACGCATGGGCGCCGGACAGGCGCCGCTGTCGGCGGCGTCGACCAGCGGCTCCCACCCCGAACTGCAGTCGCAGCTCTTCGCGGCGATGAACGGCGAACTGTAG
- a CDS encoding methyltransferase family protein: MSLTLTAFGIGVLAATGIVAMLVVTLATDRRLWPPGERSAAYYGHWSLVWIFNGALVATAYLDWNEWVLPRPSSFVAGAVLAGVGAAIFVRSAGVMDSAETMGVTGDLYTDGPYAYSRNPQYVGMIVGIAGFALLVDSRYVAGLAAAHVAWVLLLPRAEEPHLRAEFGEAYERYAERVPRFVGRRTLRRLRSQAST, from the coding sequence ATGAGCCTCACCCTGACAGCGTTCGGCATCGGCGTGCTCGCCGCGACGGGGATCGTCGCGATGCTGGTCGTGACGCTCGCGACCGACCGGCGACTGTGGCCGCCGGGCGAGCGGTCGGCCGCCTACTACGGCCACTGGTCGCTCGTCTGGATCTTCAACGGCGCGCTGGTCGCGACGGCGTATCTGGACTGGAACGAGTGGGTGCTGCCGCGCCCGTCGTCGTTCGTCGCCGGTGCAGTCCTCGCCGGGGTCGGCGCCGCGATCTTCGTCCGGAGCGCGGGCGTGATGGACTCCGCGGAGACGATGGGCGTGACCGGCGACCTCTACACCGACGGCCCGTACGCCTACAGCCGCAACCCCCAGTACGTCGGGATGATCGTCGGTATCGCGGGGTTCGCGCTGCTCGTCGACTCCCGGTACGTCGCCGGCCTCGCCGCCGCCCACGTCGCCTGGGTGCTGTTGCTGCCGCGTGCGGAGGAGCCGCACCTCCGCGCGGAGTTCGGCGAGGCCTACGAGCGCTACGCCGAGCGCGTCCCGCGGTTCGTCGGCCGGCGGACGCTCCGGCGGTTGCGCTCGCAGGCGTCGACGTGA
- a CDS encoding aldo/keto reductase — translation MATQRATRAYRDRFHESFARTYFRRFADCLVSSVGVGTYLGDATDEADDRYHDAVVEALESGVNVVDTAVNYRHQRSERTVGRAIDDADVDREAVLVATKGGFVPFDGERPADAAAYVEEEFVESGLLDPEDLVMGNSLAPDFLEWSLDRSLSNLDLETVDLYYVHNPEAQLARFDRETVYDKLEDTFTALEERAAAGDLRHYGVATWEAFRVRPDHDKHLSLSEVVSRARAASDRAGTTATHFRAVQLPFNVHMADAFTLDVHEGADGPQSALSFAREAGLDVFTSASILQGDLAETGEIPEAVEAKLAGDTPAQRAINFARSAPGVTCALVGTGSPDHVAENVAAGTFSPMGAEAFDSVFE, via the coding sequence ATGGCGACCCAACGGGCGACACGGGCCTACCGCGACCGCTTCCACGAGTCCTTCGCGCGGACCTACTTCCGGCGGTTCGCCGACTGCCTGGTCTCCTCGGTCGGCGTCGGGACCTACCTGGGCGACGCCACGGACGAGGCCGACGACCGGTACCACGACGCCGTCGTCGAGGCCCTCGAGAGCGGCGTCAACGTCGTCGACACCGCCGTCAACTACCGCCACCAGCGCTCCGAGCGGACCGTGGGTCGAGCGATCGACGACGCCGACGTCGACCGCGAGGCCGTCCTGGTCGCCACGAAGGGCGGGTTCGTCCCGTTCGACGGCGAGCGGCCGGCCGACGCCGCGGCGTACGTCGAGGAGGAGTTCGTCGAGTCGGGACTCCTCGACCCCGAGGACCTCGTGATGGGCAACTCGCTGGCGCCGGACTTCCTGGAGTGGAGCCTCGACCGCTCGCTGTCGAACCTCGACCTCGAGACCGTCGACCTCTACTACGTCCACAACCCGGAGGCCCAGCTCGCGCGGTTCGACCGCGAGACCGTCTACGACAAGCTGGAGGACACCTTCACGGCGCTTGAGGAGCGCGCCGCGGCGGGCGACCTCCGCCACTACGGCGTCGCGACCTGGGAGGCCTTCCGCGTCCGGCCGGACCACGACAAACACCTCTCGCTGTCCGAGGTCGTCTCTCGCGCCCGCGCGGCGTCGGACCGCGCCGGCACGACGGCGACGCACTTCCGGGCGGTCCAGTTACCGTTCAACGTCCACATGGCCGACGCGTTCACCCTCGACGTCCACGAGGGGGCCGACGGCCCGCAGAGCGCGCTGTCGTTCGCCCGCGAGGCCGGCCTGGACGTGTTCACCTCGGCGTCGATCCTGCAGGGCGACCTCGCGGAAACCGGCGAGATTCCCGAAGCCGTCGAGGCGAAACTGGCCGGCGACACGCCCGCCCAGCGTGCCATAAACTTCGCGCGCAGCGCGCCCGGCGTCACCTGCGCGCTCGTCGGCACCGGCTCGCCCGACCACGTCGCGGAGAACGTCGCAGCCGGGACGTTCTCGCCGATGGGGGCCGAGGCGTTCGACAGCGTCTTCGAGTAG
- a CDS encoding MFS transporter, whose product MSRRELFGSLCVMVALVNLARVVFAPLVQPVAADLGVAPAALGVVPTAAWLGSAAPRLPTGYLLTRVPRHYVVTATGLLLVATSAGTAFAPSLWWLTVGAFLMGVSSGMYFIAANPLVTELYPERVGWAVGFHGMASQVAAVGAPLGVSAVLLVGDWRTTFLALSAVALATTVVMVVAARRTPLPDAGAADRSLLVALRAQWRIILTGVVIVGVSGFLWNGLFNLYGPYLAAEKGIDESTGRSLLSLMFAAGVPAFLVSGRLADRVPNVPLLLSIIGGFAASVVALTLVEGLLAVAALSVVVGYVIHALFPVIDTYMLASIPDENRASAYALFSAAMMLAQALGSGGVGWVVAAGVSYTAAYRGLAAIVGLTTVGLYVLHRAGRLPTGGQPGETPS is encoded by the coding sequence GTGTCCCGCCGGGAACTGTTCGGGTCGCTCTGCGTGATGGTGGCGCTGGTCAACCTCGCGCGGGTGGTCTTCGCGCCGCTGGTCCAGCCCGTCGCCGCCGACCTCGGGGTCGCGCCGGCGGCCCTAGGGGTCGTCCCGACGGCCGCGTGGCTCGGCAGCGCGGCGCCGCGGCTGCCGACCGGCTACCTGCTGACCCGCGTCCCCCGCCACTACGTCGTCACCGCGACCGGGTTGCTGCTCGTCGCGACGTCGGCGGGGACGGCGTTCGCGCCGTCGCTGTGGTGGCTCACCGTCGGCGCGTTCCTGATGGGCGTCTCCAGCGGGATGTACTTCATCGCCGCGAACCCGCTGGTCACCGAGCTGTACCCCGAGCGGGTCGGGTGGGCCGTCGGCTTCCACGGGATGGCCAGCCAGGTCGCCGCCGTGGGGGCGCCGCTGGGGGTCAGCGCGGTGCTGCTGGTCGGCGACTGGCGGACGACGTTCCTCGCGCTGTCGGCGGTCGCGCTCGCGACGACGGTCGTGATGGTCGTCGCGGCGCGGCGGACGCCGCTGCCAGACGCCGGTGCCGCCGACAGGAGCCTGCTGGTGGCGCTGCGCGCGCAGTGGCGGATCATCCTCACGGGCGTCGTCATCGTCGGCGTCTCCGGCTTCCTCTGGAACGGGCTGTTCAACCTCTACGGGCCCTACCTGGCGGCCGAGAAGGGCATCGACGAGTCGACGGGCCGGTCGCTGCTGTCGCTGATGTTCGCCGCCGGCGTCCCGGCCTTCCTCGTCTCGGGCCGACTGGCCGACCGCGTGCCGAACGTCCCGCTGCTGCTGTCGATCATCGGCGGGTTCGCGGCGTCGGTCGTCGCGCTGACGCTCGTCGAGGGGCTGCTCGCGGTCGCGGCGCTCAGCGTCGTCGTCGGCTACGTCATCCACGCGCTGTTCCCGGTCATCGACACCTACATGCTCGCGTCGATCCCCGACGAGAACCGCGCCAGCGCCTACGCGCTGTTCTCGGCGGCGATGATGCTGGCGCAGGCGCTCGGCAGCGGCGGCGTCGGCTGGGTGGTCGCCGCCGGCGTCAGCTACACCGCCGCCTACCGGGGGCTGGCCGCCATCGTGGGTCTCACCACGGTCGGCCTGTACGTCCTCCACCGCGCCGGGCGACTGCCGACCGGCGGCCAACCCGGCGAGACGCCCTCCTGA